A region of Helicoverpa zea isolate HzStark_Cry1AcR chromosome 16, ilHelZeax1.1, whole genome shotgun sequence DNA encodes the following proteins:
- the LOC124637656 gene encoding uncharacterized protein LOC124637656 produces the protein MPGVQCAACKLFASAIEGAKCGSSKCRRLYHRGCVGLKSDAAVPASWRCPECKKNVVRDNRADTPVRGSAGLAGGPAGQTCSVARITGELDPSCSSLAPVVCEQQHTSPSSASSPLHRGASIADSAAREISPIAGSDLGLLMDELRAMRAEIQEFRKEMELEMAQLVSAMSNCNGRIDGLEARISAMEQRAATGRSSADEVVEELRRELNDRDQDLLANDVEITNIPEAASDHPIHIAKAVGLKLGVQLEERDIISAERVGGKQLNATSSAGPAVTRPRAVVVRLARRELRDALLASARVRRGATTADLDMPGPPQRFFINERLTKTNRRLFRMARDAARLHNWRFVWTKRGRILVRRSPDDSTHRIRTDEDIARIVGSVNNETS, from the coding sequence ATGCCGGGTGTCCAGTGCGCAGCTTGCAAGCTCTTCGCATCGGCGATAGAGGGCGCCAAGTGTGGTAGCAGTAAGTGTCGGCGACTATACCATCGAGGATGCGTTGGCCTTAAATCGGATGCAGCTGTCCCAGCATCCTGGCGCTGCCCCGAATGTAAGAAGAACGTGGTCAGGGATAACAGAGCAGATACACCGGTCAGGGGTTCGGCTGGCTTGGCAGGGGGGCCTGCAGGCCAGACTTGCTCAGTGGCTCGTATCACTGGTGAGTTGGATCCCAGCTGCTCCAGCCTAGCTCCAGTGGTCTGCGAACAACAACACACTAGCCCGTCGTCTGCTTCTTCGCCGCTACATAGGGGCGCCTCCATAGCTGACTCCGCGGCACGGGAAATTTCTCCCATCGCAGGCTCTGACTTGGGTCTGCTCATGGATGAGTTGAGGGCGATGCGTGCGGAGATACAAGAGTTCCGCAAGGAGATGGAGCTGGAGATGGCGCAGCTTGTATCAGCAATGAGTAACTGCAATGGGCGCATCGATGGCCTCGAAGCCAGAATAAGCGCAATGGAACAACGGGCTGCTACGGGTCGTTCGTCGGCGGATGAGGTTGTGGAGGAGTTGAGGCGCGAGCTAAATGATAGGGATCAGGACCTATTGGCAAATGATGTGGAGATAACCAACATTCCGGAGGCTGCTTCTGATCACCCTATCCACATTGCAAAAGCTGTAGGCCTTAAGTTAGGGGTGCAACTAGAGGAGCGCGACATCATCAGCGCGGAGCGGGTCGGCGGCAAGCAGCTTAACGCCACTAGCTCCGCTGGTCCGGCGGTGACGCGGCCGCGCGCCGTGGTGGTGCGCCTGGCGCGCCGCGAGCTGCGCGACGCGCTGCTGGCGAGcgcgcgcgtgcggcgcgggGCGACCACCGCCGACCTCGACATGCCCGGCCCGCCACAGCGCTTCTTCATCAACGAGCGCCTCACCAAGACAAATCGCCGGTTGTTTCGGATGGCCCGGGATGCTGCTCGCCTCCACAATTGGAGATTTGTGTGGACTAAGCGCGGGCGCATACTTGTCAGGCGGAGTCCGGATGACTCCACTCATAGAATCCGCACTGATGAAGACATTGCACGGATCGTTGGTTCTGTCAATAATGAAACAAGTTGA